The Chiloscyllium punctatum isolate Juve2018m chromosome 41, sChiPun1.3, whole genome shotgun sequence genome contains the following window.
TGCAACTGAGTATATTGTCTCACGCCAAcctcaaccatcttcctttgtgttccTTATGCCTGCAATCAGTGGAgagcttccttctttctctcccctccccccaaaccccatgATTCCCATTAACTTCAATTTTGCTCGAGTTCCTTAATGCCATACCTGGTCAAATTCTACTTTATCATCAATGAGTGTCATTCTCATCTCACTTAGGAAACTTGTAAGACGAAATGATCAACGTTATTCAGAAAAAATAATTTTACTTTAAGTGCATTTGTACATGTATTAATATAACTACCCATTCACTCTTAAAAAACTTAACAGGAACAAATCGTATGATAATATGTTATAGTCTTTGAGGTCTTAACCTGATAtccctcctcctcaccctcctTAACCATCTCAGTTGTGGTGAATCTGTAGATTTCTTTATAGACTTTCTATTCCAATTCATGTAATGCACATGTTGTCATATACATCTTGTTGTTTCTCATGTACCATTTCTAAAGCCAAACTTTTGTTCACTTATAATTATTTTAGATTGTTATTATGGAGGCAGTTCAATTCTAAACCTGCAGCAAATTGACCAAAACCATTAAAGGTAAAGCATAAAGTAATAAAACAGCATTCCAGAAATGTCTATTTAGTCACGTTTTAGAAACATGCAACTAATCAATGATATTCTAGAATTTATTCAGCTctaagagagagggtggtggtggtggagggttgtttttcagactggaggcctgtgaccagtggagtgccacaaggatcggtgctggttcctttacttgttgtcatttacataaatgatttggatgcgagcataagaggtacagttagtaagtttgcagatgacaccaaaattggaggagcagtggatagtgaagaaggttacctctgattacatgatcttgatcagatggagtttaattcagataaatgaaaggtgctgcattttgggaaagcaaatcttagcaggatttatacacttaatggtaaagtcctagggagtgttgctgaacaaagagaccttggagtgcaggttcattgctccttgaaagtgaagtcgtatgtagataggatagtgaaggcgacgtttggtatgctttcctttattggtcagagtatggagtatcggagttgggaggtcatgttgcggctgtacaggacattgattaggccactgttggaatagtgtgtgcaattctggtctccttcctattggaaagatgttgtgaaacttgaaagggttcagaaaagatttacaaggatgttgccagggttggaggatttgagcggtcgggagaggatgaacaggctggggctgttttccctggagcatcggaggcggaggggtgaccttatagaggtttacaaaattatggaggggcatggatagggtaaatagacaaagtcttttccctgaggtcagggagaccaaaactagagggtgtaggtttagggtgagaggggaaagatataaaagagacctacggggcaaccttttcagagagtggtgcatgtatggaatgagctgccagaggaagtgggaggctggtacaattgcaacatttaagaggcatttggatgggtatatgaataggaagggtttggagggatatgggccgggtaatgacaggtgggactagattgggttgggatatctggtcggcgtggacaggttggaccgagacgtctgtttccatgctgtacatctttatgactatgactctataaatactGTTTTTGCTAAAGGATCAAGATGAAAAAagatgggtacccaatgaacactgtCTGCCGATTATGACTAAATAGAAATTCCTGGAATGCTGTTTTATTATTTTTATACTTTACCTTCAATGGTTTTGGTCAATTTGCTGCAGGGTTAAAATTGAACTGCCTCCATAATAACCACCCAAAATAATTGtaagtaaacaaaaaaaaagtttggcTTTAGAAATAGTATATAACCATAGAAATAAACGACAAACAACAAGATGTATATGACAACATTTACATTACATGAATTGGCATAGAAAGCCTATAAGGAAGTTTACAGATTCATCACAACTGAGATAGTTAAGGGAGGGTATGGAGGAGAAATATCAGGTTAAGGCCTCAAAGACTATAGCATTATATGATTTGTTCCTGCTAGTTTAAAAAATGATGATAACATACAAATTGATGTTAACAATAATACAAATTAAGAAAATGACATGTCTGAATCATAGTTAAGTATGGGATTCTTTGGCAGATACAGGTAGTTGTTATAGCTAAGTTCATAAAATTAATTTACAAAAAGTTAGTAGTTCATTAACAAATAATATTGAAAGGTAAGCAAAATAAGCAGGAGAGAATTAGATTACAGCAattctgacaaaaaaaaattaactcctgttccttttcttgaCATGTTTGTTAACAACCCCATCATCTCAAAAAGCTGTGACCAAGAGTTCACTTCATGCCATTTACTGCAATAAATCAAAACCATAGATCTAACATTAACAGGCTACTCAGACTGAAGAAAACAGTATGTTTCACTTAACCAGCAACCAGATGAAACTATTTTACTCAATATCACACAAGTAGCATATGTAAATTAAAAAAGGGGCAGCTTCAAAAAGTAACTCCTAGTTCTTGATCAGAGGTTTACCAACACCCACATCTGATGAAATTTTCAACATTTCAACAATCATTCCACTCCACCTGAGAATCACCATGATGAATCCCTCCCTACTTCCATTCACAAAGTCCAGACAGAACAGAATTCCAATGTTTATCATACCCCATCCCTTACGTGATTGTGCCGTAATAAAACTGTTTTCCTCAGTTTTACTTCACTTCTCAATTTCCTACAGAAGAGAAAATCTGTCACTGGGAGTTCTAATGCCCCCTGCTTCTTAGTTTCAGCATTTCTCTTGTTCTGAGCTGGAGAAAACTCCAACTCAACACCGCAAAAGACTTCTGTTGGATTGCTCTTGCTAGATTTTCATCACCATGGCAACCTTAAGTCACAGGGACATTTCTCCAAGATAAAAGGTtttattttgttaaaaaaaaatggacTTCATTACCTTccctttcagagttaaaaatcacaacaccaggttatagtccaacagatttatttggaagtaaaagCTTTCAgattgctgctccttcgtcaagcAGCTAGTGGGCCAGGATCGTAGGAcacaatttatagtaaaagatgaAAAGTGTCATACAAttatgcaatgtattgaacaaacctagatttctgttaagtctttaattacctagaatgggttgcaggtttcgattcattaatatgtatatcacagaacttctttcaagtcacattcgagataacttaaggttttattaaaaaaaggtgacatctcagctcagacaatgcattaaagggtgtgaggttagatatgggttctatttccaaagtaggaaattataaaatgtcacatggactgaccaCCTACCGATTGTGAGCTTTTTGAATAAAATTGTAACTtgaaaagtagttctgggatttacatattaatcactcGAAACCTGCATCCCATtcaaagtgattaaagacttaacagcaatctaagtttgtttagatcttttactataaattctgtgtccctatgatcctgccccactagctacctgatgaaagagcagcaccgaaagctagcgcttccaaataaacctgttgcactataacctggtggtgttgtgatttttaactttgtacaccccagtccaaaagtggcatctccacatcattccCTTTCAGAATGATCTGTTTTActttcagttaaaaaaaaaaaggTAACATGGTAATAGCGGAGGCATTTTTGTGTAAAGTCAGAAAGTCAATGCAGATGATCTAATGCTATAGAAGTGGAAACATTATTCATCTTATAACGGAATTCAAATTTGAACCATTTctagctttaaaaaaaaatggttcTTTCAACTACCATTTTAAACCAataagaaaaataaatgaaagaaTTTCTTTGCCATGGATATTCTAAGTGGTTGTATGGGTAAATTAAGTGAAAACAAAATCTTGGGTTTTGCTCAACAGACCTCAATACCTCCCCACTAATGGCTGAACTCATGGACTCTTTCTGGTGAAGAGAGGAATATTACAAAGTTAAAACAAACTGAATGGCATAATCCCTTTCATGGTTTGGGACCAGTTAGACAGCTTTTATACTCCTACTTTCATATACTTATTGGATCAAATGTAGGTCTAACCTCAATACATGTCACTGATCAATTGCATTACTCATTGTTTATtaattaccaaaacaaattgtcaAAACAATCAGATTGAACCAGAAAATGATtcccacatgaaatcacagtacTCAACTTTTCATAAAGAGGAAACTCAAGTtacataacttttttttaaaaaacaaagtgAGTAGCAGAGGAAGAACACCAATGCCTCAAAACACACATTTCAATAATTACACATCTTTAAGAAATTTCAATGcactctttggattatcttccTCTGCTTCAAGTTCCTTCACTTCTTCATCTATTTCTTTCAGCTGCTCTTCCTCATCTGAGAAAGTGTTAGATGTTGCAGAGTCCATATTGTACTTTTCTAAAATGTACATCTCAGGTGTGTCATCAATTTTATATCTGgattttttcttttttattcgcTTCAATTTTTTAAGGTGATCCAGTTGCTCCTGGTGCTGTGCCGATAATATATAATTATCGGTTTCTGATGACCGTTCACTGATGTTCTTTTTGTATTCCAATATTTTTCTGTTCAGCAAGTCATGGTCAATACCAAAATGATCCACTTCAGGAGATGACAGGGGCAGATCAGATGAGGCTGAAGTAGATTCTTGAGAAACAGGTTTCCCACTGAAGTCTGGAGGACCATGTCTGGATTGGGGAGAAAAACCATTTCAGAGTGAGAGAAAATACAGATTTTTAAAAGTCAGATAGACCTCAATAGTGAAACTGTTTGATGGAGAAAAAAAACCAAGATCAAACTAGTTTATCTTCTACCACCCAAACCTGCATCATACAACAATGAAAAGAGACTGACCAAAGGAATCAAGCTAGCAGGGTGGCAGAGTAGTAGTGTCCCTTCTGTGAGCCAGAAGCTCTGGTTCAAGGATCACTCCAGGACTTGACGACTAAGGAAGGTGCATTTGTTCATAACTCAACCAAACAGGTCATGTGTCCTCTCAATAATATTCCACTGGCAGACTGTAGATTGGGAGATTCCTAGTCAGGCTGATGGAGAGAAATCGGAGAGTCAACCATCACCATCCATTACTCCAGGGTAGAACATTCGTCAAGAAGTTTGTTACCACTCAGTTTTGGGCAATTTGCTAGAAGCCAGCATAGATCAGAGAGGTGCCAAAACAAACAGATTTGATACCTGTTCCTGTTGATATTGATTCAGGACCTGCCTGCTCGCCCTTCAGTGTGGCTAATACAGTGCTGTGGGTCCAACCTGCCTTTGGCAGACAACCCAAGCAGTAGCAATCCATTCTATCAATCTTCTACAACAGACTCAAATATAACAAGGAAAACGCTGGAAATGGATGTTATTGTGAAGCACTGGGTCATATCAAGTCACAAATTACATACGTTTTATATTACAAATTGTCACAAAAACAATTGTAACACATTTTTTTTTGCAACGTGCATTTAAAATGGATTGtactccctcacaatcacaccaAGATTTAAGTAAATATAGTTATATTGCAACTAGGAGAATGTAATCAGAGTCATAGCTAGTCTGTGATACttcaattgttttttttaaaatggattaGACCAGTAACTGCAATTGCAAATTCATGTTACTCAAAGTGAAATTCAATAAATCTGGTCACATGCAGGCTAGCACCAGAGAAAACATGACCATGAAGCCTCGTTATTAACAATCCAACTGATCTTGCTTACACGACTTCGGTCCACAAAACATAGTTTAACTATTTTGTAGTGTACTTATAGTCAATTTGAATATATTAtctatttgcaaaaaaaaaaatgcagtggactcttaaatgccctttgAAATGACACTAGCAAACCACTCACTTGTAAAGCATTTGGGACAGCGATAAGCAATATACGCACCTTTACCACATGTTCAGGGCAGAAAGGAAAATAAGACCCACTGGTAGATCTGCTTTGATCACTGTTGAAGACAAGTTTATAAGGGGTGTTCCCTTTCACAAGGCGTGAAATGCTGCACTGCCAGCACTCACCTATTAAtattatggattagtggtgctggaagagcacagcagttcaggcagcatccaagtagcttcgaaaatcgacgtttcgggcaaaagcccttattgTGGTATAGCGCAACACTGGTTAAGTTGACCTGGCAAATAGCTTAATTGTTGCAAATATTGTGCCAAAAACAATTTGTCACATGCTGGTGTTTATTAGACTTCTGAACCATACAAAATCCATTGATGTGTAAACCTAATCACACCATTCACCACGAACACTTTGATGTTTCCTTCATATTTGTTCTAAAGATCATAAAACAAATTTCCAGGGTTGAAATACCTTTCTTTATAATGTTATAAATGATAGTTACCTAAAATGCTCAATGTCCACAGTCTCTTTCTCAGACCCATAATCAGCAAATTCTAACAATCTTTCAACCTGCAATACCAAGTAAAATAGATTTAAATGTGTACTTTAAAAACATGCATATGAATTAAacatcaatttttttaaaaaacaatcttGTCAAATCATTTATGACAAATCTATTAGGTTTTGTTAAACTGTAGGTACAATGTGTTTAGGACAGATTATAGAGATAGAGGAAAATAAGGAGGCTCATCTTCTATCATTCAGGCTTTTATTTGCATTTCATCATAGAAATTCATTTCAGTGAATTATACCCACCTCAGCTATTGCCGATTGCTGACGGTCTTTAACGAAGACCACTGGAGGAACGTTACCCATGACTTGCCGGGAAATGATAAGGTGCctagaaaatattttaaaattcttttaatTGGACTTTGCCCACTTTACGTCAATAAATGCTCCCAGTGCATTTCCACTATGACTTACTTTGTAAATTATGGATAAAACAAATATGGTTTGGTTAACATCTACTACAAAAATAATGTAACTTGATAGAAAAGGTGGCAATGACAACATTTACCTTACATGTGCAGAACATTTTTGTAAGAGTTGCTGAACACTATAATCTTTTTCCACTGAACCACTTGCCACCCAATACACTCGACATGCCGAAAAATCCACAGTCAGCATTACCTATAATGCAATCAGCACATTCCAATAATCATGAATCTCTAAAGTTTGTATCCCGGTGAACTAAATCTTTATTAGCAGATCACCACGACTCAGCAATTTAAAATACCTTAAAATATTATTACAACCAGATCATCCATTGCTACTTATACCATACAATTTATTTTAGACTTCAAATATGAAAGCAAAACTAGCTTTCAAAAAGAAACCAAGAGTGATTAACTTGCTTAGTGTAAAAATTCTACCCTCGAGTTGACTTTTCATCCTTTTGTTTTGACACTAAAATTTTCTGTAGTCTTTTTGATAATAAAGTTTACCTTGACACTTTTTTCTTACATTATTGCAAAAAGATAACTGAAAGATTTACCATGAACTATTTCTAGAAAAATTATTTACATTCTTGACAAAAATACATTTAAAACCACAGTCTAAATAGCAAACAGGAAAAATTCCCTCTGATTTCTGAACTGTAACAGCTTGCTTATGTTCAAGCTCATTCATGCAATATCTACCATAGAATTTATCACAATCTAATCAAACTGCAAGAATATATTTCTAGTTAGACTATATTACAGTTGCATAACAGAGAAGACATACAAAGACACCTGTTTTGACATATGAGAACAAAACTACATTTTAGGTATGTTTGAGACATGACAGAGACTTCAAGATGCTGAGAAAGCCTGGAGGCAGGTATACAAATCAAATCTGTAGAATTTTCAGACTCCATTCAAAAAAAATATAGTCTCAAAAGAATCTTTCTATAAAAAAGGTAGGATCTGAAAATAGGGAAATTATAGAATTACAAAAGTCACCGAGATTTGACTTTCCACAGGGAGAAGGATGTGACATATTGTACAGCAAAGACTTTTACAAGGAAGAAGAGTCTAAATTTAAGAAAGTTCTTCCTACAATCTTAAGCCTGGAAAAAAAGCAATTTAAAACAATAGATATGAAACGATTAAGAGCAAATGTAGATGTAAGGTGGTATTGGTACATTGGAATTAAAAAAGTACGGTATGTTTAAAGATAAAAATTCCATTACTGGAAAAAGTTTTCATTTCTACAAAAGAAAAACAGGAGTTTCAGAAGGATAACAAGATGTATAAATGATCTGCTTGCCCGAAAACATTACCACATATCATAGCTTGTACGacacctttagattagattagattacattacagtgtggaaacaggcccttcggcccaacaagtccacaccgacctgccgaagcgcaacccacccatacccctacatgtacccctttttacctaacactacaggcaatttagcatggccaattcacctgacctgcacatctttggactgtgggaggaaaccggagcacctggaggaaacccacacagacactgggagaatgggtgaagttcacacagtcagtcagtcgcctgagtcgggaattgaacccgggtctctggcgctgtgaggcagcagtgctaaccactgtgctgcccacctcTTGTTAAATATAATGCAATTCAACATCAATGTATGCTTGGATATTGCACATTGATGATCTTCCTCAGTTATCAGTAAATTGAAAGAAAATCAGAGCAAGTGGTGTCATTTCCTTGTGTTGTACTTAACCTTTGGATAGAATAATACcttcagaacaaaaaaaaaaaatTGTACTTACTTTAGATATCTCAACTTTATGGTCATATAACTCTGAGCTGACTTCATTACTGTCCAACAACTCAGTGATTGCTTTGTAAAGCATATTGTTGAGTGCTCTCATTCGGATACTGTGCTCTTTCTGCAATTTGCGCTGAGGTTTCAGCGCATTCTCCAAACTTGAGGGCTTAAAAAGCTGTACACAAACAGTAAGTGAAACTGAGTAATTGTGAATTACATGATAAATAAAAGTCCCACATTTCAAACAAGTAATATCCTTGAAAATTCAAACTGAGCCAAAAATAAAGATAGTAATTTCATCTGAaccatccagtgaggatttgtggtgagagctaagaaataagaaagggatggtgaCATTTTTAGGGTTGTATTATAGGTCCCAAATAGTCAACGGGAATTAGAGAAACAAATATGCacggggagacttgcaggagcaataagGCTGTCataataggagattttaattttcctaacagaTTGAGGCTGCCAgaaatgttaagggtttagaggggccagaatttgttaagtgcatttaGGAAAGTTTTCTCAATACATGGGTCCTACTTGAAAAGGGGCAAAAAtagacctactcttggaaaataggACAGGACAGGTGGCGGACATGACAGTGGGGAAGCAtgttgggaccagtgaccatagctCTATCAATTTTAAACTAGTTATGCAAAGGGACAAAACtagtccacaggttcaagttctaatttagagcaaggtgaattttgatggaattaggagcttgcagtagtttgtttgcagcaaagggacctctggcaattgggaagcctttaaaagtgGGATAGCTAGAGTAAAAGGTAAgtttggcaggaatagggaaccctggaatGACATGAGATATTGAGtatttgaccagaaaaaaaaaagGTGTGGCtgaggtacaggcagctgggatcaaggggcTCCCTGGAGATACGTACAGAATATAGGAGTTTACTAAaggaggaaatcaggagggagaaaaagggggcacaagaCAGCTTTGCTTGAGGTTATTAGGGTAATCCAAACAGGTACTgttattaaaggaaaaagaataactagggagagaatagagctcctCAAGCACCAACATGAACATGTGTAGAACcccaggagatgggtgaggttctcaatgaatatttctcctatGTTTACCTTAAGTCTTTGGAACTTGGGGAGGTTAGTGGTGATTTCTTGGGATAGTCCATATCACAGttgaggtgttggatgtattaggaatgtatgaaaatagataaatcgcctggtcctgaccagatatatctaagaacTCTGCACAAGGCTACAGAAGAAATTGGctaatatttttgcatcatcattaaccacaggtgaggtcccagaagactacAGGGTAGTggatgttgtgccattattcaaaggctgcaaagaaaagccttgCAACTATAGACCAATAACATCTGTGGTGGTTAAGTTACTTAAgatgattctgagggataagatatacatgcatttcattgatttgattaggagtagtcagcaagGCTTGGTgagggggagatcatgcctcataaatttgttagagttctttgatgaagtgaccaggaagattgacaagggaagggcagggcagtagatatGGATTTcgtgtggatttcagcaaggcctttaatTAGGTTCCACATGGTGGGCTGCTCTGGAatgttagatcgcatggaatccattGAGAGC
Protein-coding sequences here:
- the rbfa gene encoding putative ribosome-binding factor A, mitochondrial; translated protein: MAAVGVLSALRRCAVPGGWYKWQGLSLTGGQCRQVHSTGCLYAKKSLLKKFLSKSKKKFWYESPTLGSQLLFKPSSLENALKPQRKLQKEHSIRMRALNNMLYKAITELLDSNEVSSELYDHKVEISKVMLTVDFSACRVYWVASGSVEKDYSVQQLLQKCSAHVRHLIISRQVMGNVPPVVFVKDRQQSAIAEVERLLEFADYGSEKETVDIEHFRHGPPDFSGKPVSQESTSASSDLPLSSPEVDHFGIDHDLLNRKILEYKKNISERSSETDNYILSAQHQEQLDHLKKLKRIKKKKSRYKIDDTPEMYILEKYNMDSATSNTFSDEEEQLKEIDEEVKELEAEEDNPKSALKFLKDV